A single region of the Neotabrizicola shimadae genome encodes:
- a CDS encoding exodeoxyribonuclease VII small subunit codes for MSDDIAKMSFEEAMAALEQVVAQLERGEVPLEKSIELYERGAALKVHCAAKLKDAEAKVELIRAAEGKAIGTTPAEGL; via the coding sequence ATGAGCGACGACATCGCCAAGATGAGTTTCGAAGAGGCGATGGCCGCGCTGGAACAGGTGGTCGCCCAGTTGGAACGCGGCGAGGTGCCGCTGGAGAAATCCATCGAGCTTTACGAGCGCGGCGCGGCGCTGAAGGTGCATTGCGCGGCCAAGCTGAAGGATGCCGAGGCCAAGGTGGAACTGATCCGCGCCGCCGAGGGCAAGGCCATCGGCACCACCCCGGCGGAGGGGCTGTGA